The following proteins are co-located in the Phragmites australis chromosome 10, lpPhrAust1.1, whole genome shotgun sequence genome:
- the LOC133883435 gene encoding glycosyltransferase BC10-like isoform X1, whose product MTVMPPQRHRAAAKKPMWIIVLLSMVSIVLIGAYVFPPRRYSQCYLFASSVCTPFKNWLPSIGRRERTDEEIISSVVIRDILAMPMPVSKNPKIALMFLTPGSLPFEILWEKFLQGHEGRYSIYVHASREKPVHTSSLFAGRDIHSDSVVWGLISMVDAEKRLLANALEDVDNQFFVLLSDSCVPLHSFDYVYNYLMGTNVSFIDCFKDPGPHGSGRYSVEMLPDIEERDFRKGAQWFAVTRRHALLILADSLYYKKFKLYCKPAQGRNCIADEHYLPTLFNMVDPGGIANWSVTHVDWSEGKWHPRSYGAADVTYDLLKNITAIDENFHVTSDDKKLVMQKPCLWNGSKRPCYLFARKFNPETLDNLLKQFTSYTSV is encoded by the exons ATGACTGTCATGCCGCCTCAGCGCCATCGGGCTGCGGCCAAGAAGCCCATGTGGATAATCGTGCTCTTGTCTATGGTTTCTATAGTGTTGATTGGGGCTTATGTGTTCCCACCACGGCGTTACTCTCAATGCTACCTCTTTGCTTCAAGTGTATGTACACCTTTCAAGAATTGGCTCCCTTCTATTGGCCGACGGGAGCGGACTGATGAGGAGATTATTTCATCTGTAGTTATAAGGGATATCCTTGCAATGCCCATGCCCGTGTCAAAAAATCCAAAGATCGCTCTTATGTTCTTAACACCTGGTTCATTGCCCTTCGAGATATTGTGGGAGAAGTTTTTACAG GGACATGAAGGAAGATACTCCATCTATGTGCATGCATCACGCGAAAAGCCTGTGCATACTAGTTCTTTGTTTGCTGGTCGAGATATTCACAGTGACTCG GTAGTATGGGGATTGATTTCAATGGTTGATGCCGAGAAGAGACTATTAGCGAATGCTCTGGAAGATGTTGATAATCAATTTTTTGTCTTGCTTTCTGACAG CTGTGTTCCGCTGCATTCATTTGATTATGTGTATAATTATCTGATGGGAACGAATGTTAGCTTCattgattg TTTCAAGGATCCAGGTCCACATGGCAGTGGCAGGTATTCTGTTGAGATGCTTCCTGATATAGAGGAGAGGGACTTCAGAAAGGGTGCCCAG TGGTTTGCAGTTACACGGAGACATGCTTTACTGATTTTGGCAGACAGCCTTTACTACAAGAAGTTCAAGCTGTATTGCAAG CCAGCACAAGGGCGCAACTGCATTGCAGACGAGCATTATTTGCCAACCCTATTCAAT ATGGTAGATCCTGGTGGAATTGCTAATTGGTCGGTTACGCATGTGGATTGGTCTGAAGGAAAATGGCATCCAAGGTCATATGGAGCTGCAGATGTCACCTATGATCTCTTAAAGAATATAACA GCTATTGATGAGAACTTCCATGTAACAAGTGATGACAAG AAACTTGTGATGCAGAAGCCGTGTTTGTGGAATGGATCAAAGAGACCATGCTATCTTTTCGCCAGGAAGTTCAATCCTGAAACTCTTGACAACCTACTGAAGCAATTCACCAGCTACACATCTGTTTGA
- the LOC133883435 gene encoding glycosyltransferase BC10-like isoform X2 — protein MTVMPPQRHRAAAKKPMWIIVLLSMVSIVLIGAYVFPPRRYSQCYLFASSVCTPFKNWLPSIGRRERTDEEIISSVVIRDILAMPMPVSKNPKIALMFLTPGSLPFEILWEKFLQGHEGRYSIYVHASREKPVHTSSLFAGRDIHSDSVVWGLISMVDAEKRLLANALEDVDNQFFVLLSDSFKDPGPHGSGRYSVEMLPDIEERDFRKGAQWFAVTRRHALLILADSLYYKKFKLYCKPAQGRNCIADEHYLPTLFNMVDPGGIANWSVTHVDWSEGKWHPRSYGAADVTYDLLKNITAIDENFHVTSDDKKLVMQKPCLWNGSKRPCYLFARKFNPETLDNLLKQFTSYTSV, from the exons ATGACTGTCATGCCGCCTCAGCGCCATCGGGCTGCGGCCAAGAAGCCCATGTGGATAATCGTGCTCTTGTCTATGGTTTCTATAGTGTTGATTGGGGCTTATGTGTTCCCACCACGGCGTTACTCTCAATGCTACCTCTTTGCTTCAAGTGTATGTACACCTTTCAAGAATTGGCTCCCTTCTATTGGCCGACGGGAGCGGACTGATGAGGAGATTATTTCATCTGTAGTTATAAGGGATATCCTTGCAATGCCCATGCCCGTGTCAAAAAATCCAAAGATCGCTCTTATGTTCTTAACACCTGGTTCATTGCCCTTCGAGATATTGTGGGAGAAGTTTTTACAG GGACATGAAGGAAGATACTCCATCTATGTGCATGCATCACGCGAAAAGCCTGTGCATACTAGTTCTTTGTTTGCTGGTCGAGATATTCACAGTGACTCG GTAGTATGGGGATTGATTTCAATGGTTGATGCCGAGAAGAGACTATTAGCGAATGCTCTGGAAGATGTTGATAATCAATTTTTTGTCTTGCTTTCTGACAG TTTCAAGGATCCAGGTCCACATGGCAGTGGCAGGTATTCTGTTGAGATGCTTCCTGATATAGAGGAGAGGGACTTCAGAAAGGGTGCCCAG TGGTTTGCAGTTACACGGAGACATGCTTTACTGATTTTGGCAGACAGCCTTTACTACAAGAAGTTCAAGCTGTATTGCAAG CCAGCACAAGGGCGCAACTGCATTGCAGACGAGCATTATTTGCCAACCCTATTCAAT ATGGTAGATCCTGGTGGAATTGCTAATTGGTCGGTTACGCATGTGGATTGGTCTGAAGGAAAATGGCATCCAAGGTCATATGGAGCTGCAGATGTCACCTATGATCTCTTAAAGAATATAACA GCTATTGATGAGAACTTCCATGTAACAAGTGATGACAAG AAACTTGTGATGCAGAAGCCGTGTTTGTGGAATGGATCAAAGAGACCATGCTATCTTTTCGCCAGGAAGTTCAATCCTGAAACTCTTGACAACCTACTGAAGCAATTCACCAGCTACACATCTGTTTGA
- the LOC133883436 gene encoding uncharacterized protein LOC133883436, translating into MGVERLMSSANPSSGFVWHGNEAPEEMKKLQGLRTETMMETCQTTKSRDEAIRCPIPCKSSRGHDFRAAQDLSDFIVSKASPPYFMGSPPVRASNPLVHDTQFCSWKVQSVDQSLGIPIPTKGFNVRYSVKEGSVTKA; encoded by the exons ATGGGTGTGGAACGTTTGATGAGTTCTGCTAATCCTTCATCAG GTTTCGTATGGCATGGAAACGAAGCACCAGAGGAAATGAAAAAGCTACAAGGTCTGAGGACAGAAACAATGATGGAAACCTGCCAAACCACAAAAAGCAGAGATGAAGCAATCAGATGTCCAATACCGTGCAAAAGCAGCAG GGGACATGATTTTAGAGCTGCACAAGATCTTTCTGATTTCATTGTGAGCAAG GCTTCCCCTCCATACTTTATGGGATCCCCGCCAGTTCGTGCATCCAATCCTCTTGTACATGATACACAGTTCTGTTCATGGAAGGTGCAAAGCGTTGATCAGTCACTAGGAATTCCTATACCAACCAAGGGCTTCAATGTTCGGTACTCTGTGAAGGAAGGATCCGTGACAAAGGCTTGA